The Echeneis naucrates chromosome 23, fEcheNa1.1, whole genome shotgun sequence genome has a segment encoding these proteins:
- the slc5a8 gene encoding LOW QUALITY PROTEIN: sodium-coupled monocarboxylate transporter 1 (The sequence of the model RefSeq protein was modified relative to this genomic sequence to represent the inferred CDS: deleted 1 base in 1 codon), with translation MSGDTLGAGSFAVADYVVFALMLMVSAAVGVYFAWTGRGQRTSGDFLMGGRRLTALPVSLSLTASFMSAITVLSNPAEVYRYGASIGFYGFSYIITILVTSEVFLPVFYRLAVTSTYEYLELRFNRATRLLGTVLFIVQTILYTGIVIYAPALALNQVTGMDLWGAVISTGVVCTFYCTMGGLKAVVWTDVFQLGVMLAGFLSVIVRSVIIQGGVLPIISDSEQGGRLHFWDFDTNPLRRHTFWTITIGGTFVWVSIYGINQAQVQRYISCKSIHHARASLYINLLGLGSILLCSVFAGMCLYSVYKNCDPWTAGLVSAPDQLMPYLVMDILGDYPGLPGLFVAAAYSGSLSTVSSSINALAAVTMEDVIKPHTNVSEKHLSFISKGLSFTFGVLCIGMAGLASLMGGILQAAISIFGIIGGPLLGLFTLGILCPFANSKGALSGLVAGLVVSLWVGIGAHIYPPPPELTRPLPLTTEGCNFTTDSLNWTSTALPTQLNAITATPVHNHYSRSALEDHWYSLSYLYFSPIGTIISMSVGLIISVFTGGYWQKVEPRLTLMKEDTTLYYLIKFFKDRVTRRTGKLDLTKEREKKFGNTNLAFRDTELDFTKSSIST, from the exons ATGTCAGGGGATACCCTCGGTGCTGGCTCTTTTGCAGTCGCAGACTATGTGGTCTTTGCCCTCATGCTGATGGTGTCTGCTGCCGTCGGGGTCTACTTCGCCTGGACGGGCAGGGGCCAGAGAACCTCCGGAGACTTCCTAATGGGGGGCCGCAGACTGACAGCCctgcctgtctccctgtctctgaCTGCCAGCTTCATGTCAGCCATCACAGTTTTGTCTAACCCAGCTGAG GTGTACCGGTATGGCGCCAGTATCGGATTTTATGGTTTCTCCTATATAATAACCATATTGGTCACCTCTGAGGTCTTTCTTCCAGTGTTTTACAGACTTGCTGTCACCAGTACATATGAG TATCTGGAGCTGCGTTTCAACAGAGCAACCCGTCTGCTGGGCACTGTGCTTTTCATTGTGCAGACA ATTCTCTACACTGGAATTGTCATTTATGCCCCAGCTCTGGCTTTAAACCAAG TAACTGGTATGGATCTGTGGGGCGCAGTCATCTCCACAGGTGTGGTGTGTACCTTTTACTGCACAATG GGTGGGCTGAAAGCAGTGGTGTGGACTGATGTCTTTCAG CTTGGCGTCATGCTCGCAGGCTTCCTGTCTGTCATAGTGAGATCTGTGATTATACAG GGGGGGGTCCTCCCTATCATTTCTGATTCAGAACAGGGAGGGAGACTCCATTTTTGGGA TTTTGACACAAACCCTCTGAGAAGACACACTTTTTGGACTATAACAATTGGGGGGACATTTGTTTGGGTCAGTATCTATGGGATCAATCAGGCCCAGGTTCAGAGGTACATCTCCTGCAAGAGCATTCATCATGCCAGAgc ATCTTTGTACATCAACCTGTTAGGCTTGGGCTCCATCTTGCTCTGCTCAGTTTTTGCAGGAATGTGCCTCTACTCTGTCTATAAGAACTGCGACCCATGGACAGCTGGTCTGGTTTCTGCTCCAGATCAG tTAATGCCATACTTGGTGATGGACATCTTGGGAGACTATCCTGGCCTTCCTGGACTGTTTGTTGCAGCTGCATATAGTGGATCATTAAG CACAGTGTCTTCCAGCATTAATGCACTGGCTGCAGTGACGATGGAGGACGTGATCAAACCGCACACTAACGTGTCTGAGAAACACTTGTCCTTTATCTCTAAAGGGCTGA GTTTCACATTTGGAGTTTTGTGCATTGGAATGGCTGGACTGGCTTCACTCATGGGAGGGATCTTGCAG GCAGCCATCAGTATATTTGGAATCATTGGAGGTCCTTTACTTGGTCTGTTCACACTGGGTATCCTTTGTCCATTTGCCAATTCCAAA GGAGCATTGTCAGGTCTGGTGGCAGGTTTGGTGGTGTCCCTGTGGGTGGGCATCGGAGCCCACATATACCCTCCCCCTCCAGAGTTGACCCGACCTCTGCCACTGACCACCGAGGGCTGCAACTTCACCACTGATAGCCTCAACTGGACCTCCACGGCTCTGCCAACACAACTTAACGCCATCACCGCAACTCCAGTACACAACCATTATAGCAG GTCTGCGCTGGAAGACCACTGGTACTCTCTGTCCTACCTTTACTTCAGTCCCATTGGAACTATAATATCTATGAGTGTGGGGCTGATAATCAGTGTGTTCACAG GGGGCTACTGGCAAAAGGTGGAGCCAAGGCTTACACTGATGAAAGAGGACACAACCCTTTATTACCTGATCAAGTTTTTCAAAGACAGA GTCACGAGGCGAACGGGAAAGCTCGATCTcacaaaggaaagagagaagaaattTGGCAACACAAATCTTGCTTTCCGTGACACTGAGTTGGACTTCACAAAAAGCAGCATCTCCACatga